Within Tenebrio molitor chromosome 3, icTenMoli1.1, whole genome shotgun sequence, the genomic segment agtaaaaatatttacacatttACATATCTAATTTGGCAAATTCTATGTAGTAAACacgacaagaaaaaataaactactTAACTTTAAAACGATAAGACTACGAAGTACATTAACAATAGAAAGGAGTTTCTGCATCAAtcacaaatttaatattaactaTGTACAGGTACAGGATAATTATTTACAGAATTTAGTACCTACAGAGTTTACTAATTTAAAAGCTGTGAGTCGCACTCTGAAGATCATCAACACCAATTAAAATCTGTAATAACCGTGAAcgttttattgcaaaaatcacCACCATAAACTAGAAAGATCACAAAGTAATTCAGTGATGGTaaactttacaaaaataacttaTAAGCGTACTTTCGTTTTAAATATAACATAAACAACAATGTACAGTAATATCAATGAGAAACATGAATTCCACAAGCTTCTAAATAGTAAATCCCGAACCTCCGCGCGACATTCACGACGTTTTCGCTTTCAATTTGAGCGTCTCCCTTTTCTGCTGTCTCTTTTTCCTGCACTCGGGACAATACCAATGTCCTTTCGGCGGCACCATGATGCCCACGCACTCGAAATGGAACCACTCGATGCTGCAGTCGCGCGCGTCGCACCCGATCATCTCCGACACCTCGTCGTATGGACACTTGCAGTAGCAGTACAACGCGTCCGGATTCACCTGGAGCATGTTGCGCCCCTCGTTGCTCGAATCGTTCGACTCCACCTCGCTCTCCGCCTCCTCCACCTTGGCAGTTTTCAGCTTGATCGCCGGCATCTTCCTCGACGGCTGCGCCTCCTTGGGCCCGGCTCGGAACGGCTGGACCGGCGGCGGCCCCGTTTTTATCGTGATCGGCGGCACCATCATCGACGAGTGTTGCGGCACCGCCGTCGCCTCCGTCTTCCGCCACTTGGGCGTCGTCGCCAACTTCTCGTCCTCCTCGTCGCTCGAGTAGCCGTAGAACTTGTTGGGGACGCGGCGGCGCTTCGACGCCCGCAGGTTCACGTCGCCGTCTTCGCGCGGCAGCTCCGCGTCGTTCTTCGGGAAGGCGTTCGTCGAGGGCAGCTTCGCCGACGGCGACGGGATCGGCGAGTTCCGCGAGAGGGTCAGCGTGATCGGGGCGACGGTCGGGGGTTGGTAGTATTGGTAGTAGGGGGCGGGGATGTTCGACATGTTGTACTCTTTCATCTCCGCCTCTTTGCGTTCgctctttttcttcttcttcttcttcgacTTGGACTTTTTCTTCGGCTTGCTTTGCTGCTCCTCTTCCGGGAGATTGGGAGTGGCGGCGCGGCTGTTCCCCAGCAGCGAACCGTTAGGAGTCTGCTCGATTCCAGCCAACAACTGGTTCCGCTTCTCCTCGAGAATCTTTTTGGCCAGCTTTTGGGGCTGCTTGTCGTAGAACTCTTCGTCGGTCTCGCTTTCGGTCGTCTCCAAATCGGACTCTCTTATCGGGGTTTCTATCACCACAGCCGCACTATCATTGGTCACCACATCTATCTTGGTCTCTCCCCCTTGCTTGCCTTTAGTCTTGCGCTGTCTTCGCCTGTCGCGCCTCAACTGCTGCCTCTTTCTGCCCTCTTCGGTCGAACTGTCGGAATCGGAACTGTCCGAACTGGAACTGGAGCTGCCAGAACTCGAGCTGCACGAACAGTTCGGTCCGCAAGAGCAACTCGACGAGTCGCTGTCGCTGCTCGAATCGCTCGACGAGCTGGTCGTTTTCTTTTGCGTTTTCGCTTGTTCCGTTTCCACTTTGGTCTCTGCCGGTTTCGGCGAAGCTACGGGATCTTTGGCCGAACAGTAGTCGTGATCTACGCTCTGCGACAGGTCCGGCTTGACTTCCGTAAAACTGACATCCGGTTTGTTTTCGGGGTCGATGCAGTAGTCGTGGTCTCTGAGCGCCATCTCGAGAGTCAAAGGTTCGTCTTCCGGTACGGTGGGGACTTCCTGTTGAGTCTGGTCGTTCTTGTCCGGCTCGCCGAACATGTGGTCGAACTTCTCCTTGTTGGCCTGGTAGTTCTTGAAGTCATCCCAGATGTTTTCCAACACCACTTCACTCGTCCCCTCCTGGACGGGATCTTCGACCACCGGTTGGACTCCCTCCTCGAGCTCGACCGGATTCTCCAACACCACCACCTCCTTGCTCTCCTCCGGCTCCTTTTTCGCCTTCTCCGCCTCCTCCTCCGATTCGCTGCTGTCACTCTCCGACAGGTTCAGTTCCGGCAAATCGTACACATCAACTTTCGGCTTCACCTTCTCCTCCACCTTCTCCTCTTTAGCCTCCCCCTTCACCTCCTCCTTCTCGTCGTTCGTCTCCTCCTTCTTCTCTTCCTCGACTTCGACTTTCTGTTCTTCCGGGGGTTCCCTGTGTTTGAATTCGTGCTTGGCGAGCAACTTCTTCGATATGAACCTCTCTTGGCACTCGTCTATGCTGCAAGCGTGCGGTTTTTCTTCGGAATGGATACGTTTGTGGACCTTCAGCGACACAGCTCTGGAAAACGTCAAGTTGCACTCTTCGCAGACGAAACTGACCGGTGGGACGCAGAAGTGGTAGACGTGGGGCCACTTCTTTTGAAGGCACTTCTTGCAAAGCACGCTCTCCGTGCCGTGCTTCCAAAAGAGGTGTCGAGTGATGTCCGGTTTGTTCCTGTAGGCGATTCCGCAGCGGTAGCAGAAGTGGTGGAGTTTGTGCTTCCAGACGTGGTTGGACAGTCTGTATTGATTATGGCACATTTCTAGACATACGTCGCAGACGTGGTGGCGCTTCCTCAGATGGACCATCAGGCGGAAGGCGGATGGGAGGTCGTCGCCGACGCACATGCAGCACCGGAAGCCTACGTCGTAGTCGAGGATGTAGACCCCGGGACACAAGTGGCAGATCAGCTCGCTGTAGCTGTAAAAATTCGACTTGCACATGATGCACAAGAGAAGGTTTTTCGCGTGGGACTTGCGATTGTGCAAGTAGAGTTCTTTGTGCACGGTGGTGGCGTATCGGCACTGGAAACACTCGAAGATGTGGGAAAACGTAACGCCCTCGTCTGACGGACTGGATTCGAGACTGAAGAACACGTTGTCCAGCTCGGACAGGCTCTCCTTGATCCGCGCCACGAAACTCTCCGGGATCAGCTCTTCAGCTGTGATGCTGCTGACCACCGCCGAGAAGCGGTGCTCGCCGATGGCGTGCAGGCCCAGGTGTTTGCCGTTCACCGCGATTTTTCGAGCGTGGTTGCAGTAGATGCACAGAGGGGCGGTGGCTTTGAGACACTTTTGCAGCAACACGCGGATGTCGAACTTGTCCAGGGGCTGCTCCAGTTCCAGCTCGAGGATGGTCACGTCCGGCCCGGCGACTTTGATCTGGGGCTCCTCCTCGACGGTGATCTGGGGCGGCTCTTCGGTGCTGATTTCGCCTTCGGTGTTGACGTTGTCGTTCTCGCTCTCGATTTGTTCGATGTCGTTCTCCGGTTTCTCCACTTCTTCgacgtcgtcgtcgtcgtcgtgtTGTTCGATTTGGGGGAACGCGCCCGGTTTGAGCTTCAGCGATAGTTTAGGAACTTTGCGGGTCTCGACGGGCTCCTCCTCGACTTCCATGGCCTCGTCCGTGACTTCCTGGGGCGGGTCGACGCTTTCCGAATTCAATTTCTCCTCATTGTTTTTGAACACCGGCTCCCCGTCCCCGGCGAAGCCCCTGAAATCCAGCTCGTCGTCGGTCGAATAAACGATTTCTTCCACTGTGTTGTTTTCACTGACAACTTCATCAATTGGTCCGTCAATTTCTTCCGTTTCCTTGGAATTCAAAGTTTGTTTTTCATCACTGTCTTTCGTTTCCGTACTTTCCAAATCTAAACAGTTGCCGTTGATCAGCGATTCACCTGTGACGTGATCTTCGGGCCTGATCTGCTGTTTGGCAGATTTGGCGGCGAGTTTATTCGCGGTCTTTTGGCTGCTGTTGGTCTTGTTGCTTTTGCTGTTGAGTTCGCGACAGCCGCAATTGTGGTAGAAAAAATTGTCCTGTTCGTTGAAAAGTTTGTTACACTCACAGCAAACGATGTAGCAAGGTTCCGAATAAGCACTAAAAAAATCGTCTAGATTGTCTTTATGCCCAGGTTCGAGATTGTGTCGCGACTGTATGTGTAAACACAAATCATCTAATACTGAAAACATACCCAAACAATACAAACACAAGTAGCGTCTGTGCACTTCGATCATGTGCAAGTACAGGTTCCAGTTTTCGTAGTACGTCCCGCAAGCCGAACATAAGAACACTTTGCGCGTCAACTTGAAACTAGACGACGAGTTCTCCTGGATTTGCGGTTCCGCACTCGGCTCATCCGTACACTGAACGATGTGATCGTTCAACGTCGTCAACGACTCGAAGCCGGCTCTGCCACATTTCGAACACTTAAACTGCACGGTCGGCTGCAAACCTAGATACTGAGCGTACTCCCGTAACTTGGGACTGTTCTTCGTCTTCAAGCGCTTGTGCTTGTGTAACTTGACCTGAGGTGTGTTCGTTTTATGCGAGTTTTCCGGCTGGTGTTGTTGTGACAACTCGAAAAGGGATTCGTTAAAGTAGGGATTGAAGTGGGAAATTACTTCTGACGTTTTCGGTGAgtttgattgttttttcttggtgGGAGCGCTCTCGTCGATGATTAGGGCGTCGCTTTCCGAGCTGTACTCTTCGGGGTTGGAAATTTGTTCGCTATCTCCGTTCACTTTGTTGACTGGGTCCTCTTTCGTGGTGGCTTCCTCTGGCTCGGAGAAATTTGCCATTATAGGAGAGGCTACTCCATTGTTCACATGATCGGGGGCTTCGGTGTCGGACAAAATACCGTTTAAACCATCTTCCATGCCGATTCCACTCTGATTGATTTATAATCTGTGGAAGAGATTATTCGATGAATTTCTGAGAACCCTTCAACTGACACTTGCAACATTTATATAGTTACGAATCAAAATTAACAGACCATGCGAATTTTACACGTCACGTAATGAGTAATTTAACAATGACCAGAATTTTCTGAGCACAGGACTCGCAAGAAACTGTCTCGACTTGTGAAATTGACAAACTTTACAAATGTAGCCCACAAAAAACACTCAGACCTACCAGGTGTAATTAACGATTAATTATATTAACCGGaacgtttttatttaacaCATTCGAGCACATATTTATCAACAAATACGTCTCCCCGCCTAAAAGGTTAATAAAATGGCGCCCCATTTCAGCCACAAGCATTTGCATTCTGCAGAGCTACCAATAGCACCACGACAAAAACCTCAACTCGATACAAGTTTCCAGTAATTGGACATTTGGGAAATAaagtttgttaaaaataatagaaaaattggTTGTTCCAGGTATTTATTGAATTTCTAAGACTACTTGGCAACTTAATCACGGGATCGTGAGTGCGTCTGTCATTTGTCAACGGGCTACGCGCATTGCTGCCAACATTTCGTGACAAAGACAAAGCAAGCATCCGTGATTTCCAAAAGATGATATTATCTCAAAATGCTATTGATAGTTTTGAGTTCAAATTAAGATTTCCAAACGAGATCTGATTCTCAAGAATCATGATTTTCTTTGTACTGATTTCCGGGAAAATTGGTTTTTACggttgacatttctttaatttgaaatatgaCAAATTGATcgcttttcaattgtttttcgTTCAGAAAGATTTAAGAAATTATTTGTTGAAATGCGAGATTCTTTAgaattgtttcaaaaatcattGGAGGTAAGTGGGGCTGCCTAACTTAGCCGATGTTTGTTAAAGTCCGGTTTCTAGGAATACGCCGACACGAAATACGTGCAGGATCGTTTGTTAGATTTAATTGAAAGTTTGTACAAGGATTTGGAAGCCGAGCGCAATACGGTTATGGTGttacaaaatcaaattcaGAGTTTGATGAAACAAGAGACTTTTGGAATTACGTCGAAATTTGTTACTTTGAAAGGTtgacatttatgaaatttgattttaatttggtTGGCGGAGTGTTTGCAAAAATATGACGTGACAGACTAggcaaaaactaaattaagtTTGCAGTTAAATGTGAGAAAGAAACTCTAAACAGAATTATGgttttttgtgtaaaaaacCCACTTTTTAACAGGGACATTCAAAACACGTGAAAAACACGTGTTTCCATAGTCACAAATATAACAGTTATGTGACAACTTGAGGTCGTAAGGTGGCGCTAGTGTCacagtgaaatttttttatccaatttaataattaaaacaaaaaataattacgagTTTATTGGTAAATGATCGATCTGGTGATGCAGACATAGTAATGTCCAATAATAATACCAACTAGTgcagttatttatttttgcatgtttccaaatttcattttcattgttCTCGAGCAGCTTACAGTTaggaattttatgtattttgtcCACTTGGGAAAGTCTTTTATCGTCAGATATCAGTTCACTTGACCTATTTGtacatttaaattgttttttgacaTTGCCATCTTCTTTAAAAAGTCATATACAAGATGATTCACAAGTAATGATGAGCCCgaaggaattgaaaatgcaacccacaatacatttggaaggtAAATCTGGATATTTATCGCGTCCAATCCAGCTTtacgttccaaatgtattatgggttgcattttcaatttcgtcgggcttattattactcgtgaatcaccttgtataaaattaaaacccTCCAATCTTGTACTGTTTTTTTAACCATAATTTTCAAGTATgctaaaatctaaaaaattaaatatgtcgAATATTTTGCCACGCTTTCCTATTAAAATCTACATAAACTTTACCTACCTACCTACGTACATCATCATGATCAATAATCATAACATGTGACTTGTAAACAAAAGAAAGTTCTAGAGCTTTGAGTAAAAGTGACAATGAGTGCTTTCTTctgattgttttatttaaataatttattttgaaatttttcatttttaaaatatttcttgcaTATTTTGTAGAAGCGTATTTTGCTTTGTTACGGAATTATTATTcttaaattaatcaaattaatagAGACTACTTGTAATTGTGCAAGTATAAATCATAATATGTAGTTTATTAAAACAGTGCAGCCTCAGCCTTTCAATCTATAACGTTTAGTTTAATTAATGAAGACActcttttctattttatttaatttataaatggaAATGCACTCACCAAAATCTTGTTAATACGACTGATTCAGATTttcacagattttttaaatgaacttTCAGTTGAAAGTTATTGTATTTACTTGATGTGTCAAGAACCACGtcggtatttattttttactttaactaaatgtaaaaatatacaGCTCTGTGGGCGATTAAATTCTATTGTTCTAAATTGCTGCATTAATGGAGTTTCTCTTGATTATGTTGGTAGGATCcgtgacttgataataattattttctatgTAAACTTAAAAGTCATATTGATCATATGCGTATACaataacatttgaaatttttattttgtttaaatgtttCATAGAAAAGTCACATGAAATCAATTCATGAATACCGTTCTTTACAATAGAATTTCAATGATGCTGATCcagtgaattttaaaaatccgttttattttttatttaatttttttgtagcgGACTATGCTGctttaaatcaaaaattagCAGTACTGAAGAACGAAAACGAAGACTTACACATTCAGCTCCTACTTAAAAGTGAAGAAAGTAAACAAGTTGTGACAGAAAAAGAGGAAGAATTACAAACCTATTACTTGGCGCAAATCAAGCAGAAAGAtgagcaaataaaacaaaaagaacaAGAAGTTGAAATTTCTAAGGCAAAGTTTAAATCGAGAGAACAAGACTTATACAACGAAATCCAAGCTGTGGGAGCTTCGTCAGCTATGGAGATAGACCAGGCCgaagaaaattttaagaaaCAACTCGGGGAATCTCACAAGAAACTCAAAGACAACATGGAGACTTGTCACGTGCTGAGAAGTGAACTGATGTCGGTCAAGGAACAATTTATGGAATATAAAAACACGTCGAGTCAGAAAATAGCGGAGCTTCAGAGGCGGCTCAGGGAGTCGCAGAATTGTGAAGCGAGAACTCCGGAAAAGCCGAAAAGTAACAAAGTCGAATTCACCGTTAACGTCGCAGAAGAAAAAATCAGTAAATACCAGCCGTTGGAAGTAAATTGTACAAACTTGTCCAGTTCTGAACCGACTAATTTCAAGAAAATACCAATCCATCGAGGATCCGGAAGATTTTCGTATGATAATTCGAAAGCtacaaataagaaaaattcattgccacCGCTTATTAATCTGAAAGATGTGAGTAAAGAATGTAAGCCGGCCAGGAAGAAACGCAAGTTGTTTAATCCAGATGATCTGACTTATTTAAATGTCAATGTCGCAAGTAATGATGAGTAAAGTCAGTTGTGTCTTTATgtcttaatttgtttttatttataagaactggcgttgaattaaaaacatttattttgttaaatatgTACAAGTTACACATAATTGTTATAAATACGACTTTTGTACAATATTGTAGTagactaaaaaaaattgtatttacaGTCTTCACTTTCAGACCTACCGCAACGCTAAAGTTACACAAATTCGGAATTTAGTCCATCTAGATTTAGACTTAATTGCAAATATATTTGTTCAAGTTGTTCCAGCTGTACGaatagtctatttttaaatgtccGTAGTTACTAAGTCCAAAATTCCTTGGCTTCCTCAGTCTGTTGCTCCTGACGTCGTCGTAAATGGGCAGAATCGATTCTCTTTTCGGTCGGATTTCATCTAATCTGCAGTAGATATCTTGACCGGTCCTGAATtgaaaaaaacgaaataacAGGCTCAAGGATAATCGCCAGACTCACCCGTAATCGCCGTATGAAAAGCTCAGGCTGCGATCTTTGTGGTTTCGTCCGGGCGGAACTTTCCTCCATCTATCCTTCTGTTCGTAAGCGTAGGGTAGAGAGGCGTCCTTCAAGTTGACTTCATAAGGATTCTCATCGAATTCTTCAACAGATTAACATAAGTGAATCATCTATTATTAtatcttaattatttttttctgataatGTAATAGGAACCCACGCGCAGCCGACGCACCGCGTGACACCTGCCGAGACAAACAAACAAGATCCAAATCGGGATATTGTTCTAAGTGAAAAGCCGTgagtaaacaaaaacaatagatgtatattaaaaaataagacACGCGAATCTAGTCACTTAAGTATTCTAATTTTCTGCACAAAAAGTTATAAAACAAcgaataacatttaaattaggtacaattgcggccacggaattttggccgtcacttgtcATTCTATTGACATGAGATGTAAAGCGCCCCTTACGTattcgtaacctcactttctgctATTGCAAGTTGCaagacttgtcattttgactgACTTGCATGAAAACGCGCTTCCTCATTGCCTGCAACAAGTCAAGCACACACATATTATAGATGTATATGCAGGAATAACGCAAAGAGATCCATTCCCGTCGGATTCAAGACAAGACTTTCTTGGATCTTCTTGAATCTTAGCTCTCGGTAAGATCTGTGCACCCTAGCGGAGGTGCGCATGTGTTGCATCACGCCTTTCATTAAATAAGCATAAACATGCCTTCCTGCACAAAATGCGATACCTTGTAAAGCTACTTTAAGTGAAGATCAAACaatgatattttattaaccTAATGTtgacaaagaaaaagaaagcGTAAATAGGTAcggataataaaataaataataaataatacggaaaataaaaacataataaataggTAAAGTAGGTATTAGAAACATGCAAAGAAACTAGTATTTTGTAACTGCCCCATTTGCGTCTAAAACTTTTCTTAGTCTATTGGGCATGGAAAGCCATTGATTTCTGATGTAGTCCTGAGGTAACGCGTGCCATGCATCAGTGATCGCAGCAAGGAGTTCCTGTCTATTACGATAAATTTGTCTCTGTTTTTGCAAATGCCTTACCAAAAAACCCCACATATTTTCAATCGGGTTCACATCTGTACTACGACTGGGCCAGTCGAGGACGTTTATATTTTGATCCTGGAACCATGTTGCTACCTACCCTATGAGACTTATGCACGGAGCAGTTGTCCTGCTGAAAGATAAAGTTTTGATTGGGATAAACCCTAGTCACTGAAGGGCGCATCACATTTTCCAGGATCCTAATATAAACGCCAGAGTTCAGCCGCTCTTCCACATGGAGCATTACCCCAGGACTAACAGCAGAAATCCACCCACATACGTTAACAGAAAAGCGACCGGATCGTTCGGTCGGTTCAACGTAGCGTTCATCATATCGGCTGTTTCGTGGTCTATACACCCTAACACGACCATTATGCGACGACTGGAAGACCTTTTCGTCGGAGAACACAACTCGGCTCCAAAAAGCATTATCTTTTGCTAAGTGCTCTAAAGCAAATCCAACTCTTGCCTCTTTATGCCGAGGGGTAAGGCGTATTTTCCTAGCAGCTGCGTGGTTTCGAAATTCACTATTCCGCAGACGACGACGTGAAGTTCTGACGGAGCCCAGAAAATTACTGATATTCACTGTTGCAGTAGCAGTAGTAAAAGGACTGTTTCGTATCACAGTTAAAAGTTGTTCGTCTTGATTACGTGTAGAAATTCGACTTCCCCCGGAATCTGGTCGTCGTTCCACTGTTTGATTTTGCCTCCATTTTATCGGGCTTCTTCTTATACCCAAACGTTCCGAAATTTTAGAATGTGATAGACCATCTTGGAACAGGGATATTATCTgcactttattaaaatagggTATTGGTGCCATGTTCGCAACTATTTGAATGAAGTATGAcattgacaaatttttggatgtcaattccaaaagtcaatcataatgacaataaagcatggactacatccatttttttcgaattgacatgaaagtgacggccaaaattccgtggccgcgatagtactattAGCAGTCGTTAAATGAGATCTAAGGTTTTTCGGCTACAGTACTTATTTCAAtacgtaaaaaataaa encodes:
- the MESR4 gene encoding uncharacterized protein MESR4; the encoded protein is MEDGLNGILSDTEAPDHVNNGVASPIMANFSEPEEATTKEDPVNKVNGDSEQISNPEEYSSESDALIIDESAPTKKKQSNSPKTSEVISHFNPYFNESLFELSQQHQPENSHKTNTPQVKLHKHKRLKTKNSPKLREYAQYLGLQPTVQFKCSKCGRAGFESLTTLNDHIVQCTDEPSAEPQIQENSSSSFKLTRKVFLCSACGTYYENWNLYLHMIEVHRRYLCLYCLGMFSVLDDLCLHIQSRHNLEPGHKDNLDDFFSAYSEPCYIVCCECNKLFNEQDNFFYHNCGCRELNSKSNKTNSSQKTANKLAAKSAKQQIRPEDHVTGESLINGNCLDLESTETKDSDEKQTLNSKETEEIDGPIDEVVSENNTVEEIVYSTDDELDFRGFAGDGEPVFKNNEEKLNSESVDPPQEVTDEAMEVEEEPVETRKVPKLSLKLKPGAFPQIEQHDDDDDVEEVEKPENDIEQIESENDNVNTEGEISTEEPPQITVEEEPQIKVAGPDVTILELELEQPLDKFDIRVLLQKCLKATAPLCIYCNHARKIAVNGKHLGLHAIGEHRFSAVVSSITAEELIPESFVARIKESLSELDNVFFSLESSPSDEGVTFSHIFECFQCRYATTVHKELYLHNRKSHAKNLLLCIMCKSNFYSYSELICHLCPGVYILDYDVGFRCCMCVGDDLPSAFRLMVHLRKRHHVCDVCLEMCHNQYRLSNHVWKHKLHHFCYRCGIAYRNKPDITRHLFWKHGTESVLCKKCLQKKWPHVYHFCVPPVSFVCEECNLTFSRAVSLKVHKRIHSEEKPHACSIDECQERFISKKLLAKHEFKHREPPEEQKVEVEEEKKEETNDEKEEVKGEAKEEKVEEKVKPKVDVYDLPELNLSESDSSESEEEAEKAKKEPEESKEVVVLENPVELEEGVQPVVEDPVQEGTSEVVLENIWDDFKNYQANKEKFDHMFGEPDKNDQTQQEVPTVPEDEPLTLEMALRDHDYCIDPENKPDVSFTEVKPDLSQSVDHDYCSAKDPVASPKPAETKVETEQAKTQKKTTSSSSDSSSDSDSSSCSCGPNCSCSSSSGSSSSSSDSSDSDSSTEEGRKRQQLRRDRRRQRKTKGKQGGETKIDVVTNDSAAVVIETPIRESDLETTESETDEEFYDKQPQKLAKKILEEKRNQLLAGIEQTPNGSLLGNSRAATPNLPEEEQQSKPKKKSKSKKKKKKKSERKEAEMKEYNMSNIPAPYYQYYQPPTVAPITLTLSRNSPIPSPSAKLPSTNAFPKNDAELPREDGDVNLRASKRRRVPNKFYGYSSDEEDEKLATTPKWRKTEATAVPQHSSMMVPPITIKTGPPPVQPFRAGPKEAQPSRKMPAIKLKTAKVEEAESEVESNDSSNEGRNMLQVNPDALYCYCKCPYDEVSEMIGCDARDCSIEWFHFECVGIMVPPKGHWYCPECRKKRQQKRETLKLKAKTS
- the LOC138126253 gene encoding putative autophagy-related protein 11, yielding MRDSLELFQKSLEEYADTKYVQDRLLDLIESLYKDLEAERNTVMVLQNQIQSLMKQETFGITSKFVTLKADYAALNQKLAVLKNENEDLHIQLLLKSEESKQVVTEKEEELQTYYLAQIKQKDEQIKQKEQEVEISKAKFKSREQDLYNEIQAVGASSAMEIDQAEENFKKQLGESHKKLKDNMETCHVLRSELMSVKEQFMEYKNTSSQKIAELQRRLRESQNCEARTPEKPKSNKVEFTVNVAEEKISKYQPLEVNCTNLSSSEPTNFKKIPIHRGSGRFSYDNSKATNKKNSLPPLINLKDVSKECKPARKKRKLFNPDDLTYLNVNVASNDE
- the LOC138126255 gene encoding uncharacterized protein, with translation MPSDDIYWNSIDFGSEEESSLQDSPSLKHYVDPWDLENYAYIREHLDSIDVSSDPSSADEFATEANSTSFCYVPVHRERNYAAIDEVRGRRPRARRMYSDGGGFDAEFDENPYEVNLKDASLPYAYEQKDRWRKVPPGRNHKDRSLSFSYGDYGTGQDIYCRLDEIRPKRESILPIYDDVRSNRLRKPRNFGLSNYGHLKIDYSYSWNNLNKYICN